The Anaerolineales bacterium DNA segment GAAAGATTTCCATCCGGATTGACCATGAACACCCCGACAATGAGGCTTTCAATAAAAGAATTCCGGCGCAGTTTTTCATGCCGCAGCTTCCGCTCGATGCGTTTCTGGTGAGTAATGTCCATGAGAAGCAGCTCGACGGCAGGTTGCTGATCGTATTGCAGGGAGCGGCCGGAAAGAAGGATGTTCAAGCGACGTCCATGTCCGTTGAGCATGCGGACTTCCCTGCGACGGACGACCTTTTTCTCCGCGATTTCCTCGAGCAGCTCATTTGCTTTCTGCTGGTTCTCGAAGTAATCCATGATCTGCTTCGGAGCGCAGGGCTTATCGTCCTGTAAATCCTCGAAATGGATCTTGAAGGCCTGATTGACGAGCAAGCAATCCCCATTGAGCCCGATGACGGCACCCGGTAACGGAGAAAATTCGAAATAGCCCCGGAAGAATCCTTCATCCTTGGCTGACTCTCTTTCAAACTCTGTCTGAGTTGCCACCTTCTGCTTGCTCACGCAGTCCTCCGTTGAAAAGTACAATCGACAGCGAATTTATTGCGACACATCTTTGCCCCCTTACATTTTATCCTGATCCAGCTGACAGTGACGTGCGGAAAATCCTTCTTGAAATCCCTTGGGCTAAAATTATAAAGATTGCCGACGCGGATTGGGAAATCCTTGACACGATCGAAACGATGCGTGTTTACTAAATTGTATCATTACGATACGACGGATCATCGTAGAACAAGACCGCTCATTCTAACCATCGATGATTTTCACCGAACGATCCTTATCCGATATTTATATGCCACGGTATCTATGGCTACTCAACGTCCTCTGCAACCCTTTGTCGCAGCGCTCGAATCTCAGCGAACAACTCCTCCTCACGCTCCGCCATCGCCAGCTCCATATCATCCAACTGGTTGAGCAAGTCCAACATTTGACGTCTCATCCGCAGCACAATGTCGATCGCCGGAAATTCCAGATCCAGGTCATCATGCAGCCTTCGAATCCGAGCCAGGCGAGATACGTCGCTGCGGTTGAATCCCATCTCATGGGACGATTTCCTGCGCGGTTCAACTAACTCTTCCCGCTCGCATTGAACTAAAAATTCGATCGATACGTGGGCCATGCGGGCTGCCGTCTCTTGTGAATAAAGGGACTTTTCGTCCGGTATGTCGCTGCTTCGGCCACTTTTCATCAATCTGCCTCCGCTGGGTCTGCAAACCGACCACTGCTGCTGCTTACGATTGGCGTGGTTCGGACCTCGTCGCTAGCTCTTTCGTATGTCTTTCCATTCACGTACAAGTTCTTTTTCCTTGCGGCTCAAGTTCTTCGGCAGCTCGACTTCGACGGTGACATACAAATCGCCCCGTCGTTGGGGATTGCCGAGGGTGGGCATGCCCAGATTTTTAAGTCGAAAGGCTTTGCCATTCTGAGTCTCCGGTGGAATGGTCAGATCGACCGAGCGATCGATTCCCGAAACGCGCACCTCGCCTCCAAGAAGAGCCGTGTACAAATCCACCGGAACGATCATTTTCAGATCGTCCCCCTGACGTTGGAAACGAGAATGGGGTTCGACTTCGACGCGTACGTAAAGATCACCAGGCCGGGCGCCGTTCGCGCCCGGTTGACCTTGTCCGCTCAACCTAACCCGGGAGCCGGTTCGAACACCAGGTGGGATTTTCGCTTCGATCCTGCGTCCATCTTCCCACTCGATGATTCGCGTCGTTCCCCGGAAGGCCTCTTCCAATTGGATACGCACAGGATATTCGATATCCCGGCCTTGACGCGGCCGGGGTGCGTATTCACGCTGCCTGAAACTTCCGGATCCGGCGCGTCCCGCGCCGCCGAACAAGGTCTCGAAAAAATCCGAAAACCCGCCCAATCCGCCGCCGAACATGCCTTCGAATTCCTCCGGACTCACCTGGCGGGTATACACACGTTGACCGCCCGGCTGGGCCGTCCAGCGACCCCAGTCGAAGTCTTCGGCTCGACCTCCCGCCTGCTGGTATTGTTTCCACTGCGAACCGAAGCGATCGTACTTTTCCCGTTTCTCCGGATCGGAAAGTACCTCGTAAGCCTCGTTGATTTCTTTAAAACGTTCTGCTGCGGATGCGTCTCCCGGATTGAGGTCCGGGTGATGTTTGCGCGCCAGTTTGCGGAAGGCTTTTTTGATATCATCCTCCGAGGCGTCCTTCTTGACTCCAAGTATCTTGTAATAATCTTTATATTCCATTTTGGTTTTGCCCTATTCGAACGAAATTCGACTTCCGCAGCCCTGCCAGCCAATGTCACACGGCACACGCACCGATCATTCTTTCCTCCCGTAACGAGCTCACTCGGGCTCCTTTTACATGGACGTTGAAATCCCGGGTGATTTCATAACATCATCCCTTATCTGCTCCGCCTTCCACCAGAGTTCACATTCACTAGAAGTGGGCGGTTTGGTACTCCGCCCACTAACTGGTAGAAATGATGTCTGCCGATACTTGAATACTAACCGCTATATCTAAGATACGTATTAGAATATGCGCTAATCGGAGGCCGATGCGAAAATCACACCTCGATCATCGCAATTGCGGCAGTTAAAATGGATCATGCGCCGCCTCCATCCAACAAGCGCTCGATTTTTCGTCCTACGGTACGGACGTCAAAGGGCTTGTGCAGGATCGCATCGGGACGATATTGACGCACGATCTCTTTTCCCAGATGTTCAAAAGTAGTGAGGATCAAGATCGATACCGCACGAACTTTATTCACCGCCCGAAAGCATTTGATGAGATCGTCCGGCTTCGACTCTGCCGGATCCAGCTCGGTAATTAGAATCGTTGGATTCTCTTTCTCTAAAAGCTGCACGGCGAATTTCTTCGTCTTCGATTGAAGCACGCGCCAGTCCAGATTTTCCAGGTACAAGGCCAGAACCTTACGCAGGTCCGAATCTGATTCC contains these protein-coding regions:
- a CDS encoding chaperone modulator CbpM, translated to MKSGRSSDIPDEKSLYSQETAARMAHVSIEFLVQCEREELVEPRRKSSHEMGFNRSDVSRLARIRRLHDDLDLEFPAIDIVLRMRRQMLDLLNQLDDMELAMAEREEELFAEIRALRQRVAEDVE
- a CDS encoding J domain-containing protein → MEYKDYYKILGVKKDASEDDIKKAFRKLARKHHPDLNPGDASAAERFKEINEAYEVLSDPEKREKYDRFGSQWKQYQQAGGRAEDFDWGRWTAQPGGQRVYTRQVSPEEFEGMFGGGLGGFSDFFETLFGGAGRAGSGSFRQREYAPRPRQGRDIEYPVRIQLEEAFRGTTRIIEWEDGRRIEAKIPPGVRTGSRVRLSGQGQPGANGARPGDLYVRVEVEPHSRFQRQGDDLKMIVPVDLYTALLGGEVRVSGIDRSVDLTIPPETQNGKAFRLKNLGMPTLGNPQRRGDLYVTVEVELPKNLSRKEKELVREWKDIRKS